From one Leptospira licerasiae serovar Varillal str. VAR 010 genomic stretch:
- a CDS encoding aldolase/citrate lyase family protein, which produces MKEQIDRKIIELRRHLISLKQSYPIVGLKGGTETEDMDSDEIRALHIVAKDLVPVTVKIGGPEARTDIRMLVKEEIEGISAPMIESSYALKNFISTLKSMLSPVTFSKVTKAINLETITGYKNMLEIADSSAFEDLDQVTAARSDLSASMGMIPDDKEVMKVTRTIIAISKDRGKKTSVGGTITKQNFRKIAEEIRPDKINSRHVCVDAMKSLEKFPEEVAEVMLQFEIELYDLFSLLKPEKAYGYKNRMETNRERIGSRKVLYSIR; this is translated from the coding sequence GTGAAAGAGCAGATAGACCGCAAAATTATCGAACTTCGCCGCCACCTGATTTCTTTGAAACAGAGCTATCCTATCGTAGGATTAAAAGGAGGCACGGAAACGGAAGATATGGATTCGGACGAGATCCGAGCGCTCCATATCGTGGCTAAAGATTTGGTTCCGGTCACTGTTAAGATCGGCGGGCCTGAAGCAAGGACCGATATCCGTATGCTGGTGAAAGAGGAGATCGAAGGCATTTCCGCGCCTATGATCGAATCTTCTTACGCTCTCAAAAATTTTATTTCTACTCTTAAAAGTATGCTTAGTCCTGTGACTTTTTCCAAGGTCACTAAGGCGATTAACCTGGAGACTATCACAGGTTATAAAAATATGTTGGAGATAGCGGACTCTAGTGCATTCGAAGATCTGGATCAAGTGACTGCCGCCAGATCCGATCTTTCCGCTTCTATGGGAATGATCCCAGATGATAAGGAAGTGATGAAAGTCACTCGCACTATCATTGCGATCTCGAAAGACAGGGGCAAAAAAACCTCCGTTGGTGGAACGATCACTAAGCAGAATTTCAGAAAGATCGCGGAAGAGATCCGTCCTGATAAGATCAACTCCAGACATGTTTGCGTGGACGCTATGAAATCTTTGGAAAAATTTCCGGAGGAAGTAGCGGAAGTTATGCTCCAATTCGAGATCGAATTGTATGATCTGTTCTCTTTATTAAAACCTGAGAAGGCCTACGGTTATAAGAATAGAATGGAGACCAATCGTGAAAGGATCGGATCCAGAAAGGTTCTCTATTCTATTCGGTAA